From the Psilocybe cubensis strain MGC-MH-2018 chromosome 9, whole genome shotgun sequence genome, one window contains:
- a CDS encoding Protein rds1 has protein sequence MKLAVSLEALALLVSSAMQAVSGATLASSALSIISTATNPSLTSQLSSATESATPPARTSIFTSVGFPTPVSSSIVPPESGKPDPLAPPGGLNTNGTLPFYHPLSDFDFQSLNLALNQEWIELDLFHHGLAQFSDEEFAAAGINAEERALIAYMGNQEIGHARLIQNMLGPNNSAKPCTYQYPFTTVREFLDFSQQVTRWGEAGTIGFIPHLNSRDSAQMLLQTVTTEARQQMAFRQLEGLFPMPVDFQTGITQSMTWTLLAPHLVSCPAENPRINWQNFPALNVTNAPDPTPLFNNTSVGADNSTSSGNDTTPAITHNSTNPLSFPGREVFLSWELPGKTVGPNNSYNTTTAAGPAKFAAWISQLNTTYTLLTDVNGTTAKTTQPSGFVLGDGTSPIFNGTLFILVTDANVTVTPSNVTAINPHIVAGPAVYTAG, from the exons ATGAAGTTGGCAGTATCTCTCGAAGCGCTAGCACTTCTTGTCTCCTCCGCAATGCAGGCTGTCTCTGGAGCTACTCTAGCCTCTTCTGCATTATCCATAATAAGCACCGCAACGAATCCAAGCCTAACTTCACAACTCTCCAGTGCAACAGAATCTGCCACACCACCAGCCAGGACTTCAATCTTCACGAGTGTGGGATTTCCTACACCCGTTTCTTCCTCCATAGTACCTCCGGAATCTGGGAAGCCTGACCCGCTTGCCCCCCCAGGCGGACTAAACACAAATGGAACGCTGCCTTTCTATCACCCCCTCAGTGATTTTGACTTTCAATCTCTA AACCTTGCACTTAATCAAGAATGGATAGAGTTGGACCTTTTTCACCACGGACTTGCTCAATTCTCCGATGAGGagtttgctgctgctggtatAAACGCAGAGGAACGCGCACTGATTGCGTACATGGGAAATCAAGAAATTGGCCACGCGCGCCTCATTCAAAATATGCTTGGTCCAAATAACTCCGCCAAACCATGCACGTATCAGTACCCCTTTACCACTGTTCGCGAGTTCCTCGATTTCAGTCAGCAAGTGACCCGCTGGGGGGAAGCCGGTACAATCGGATTCATACCTCACCTTAACTCACGCGACTCGGCGCAGATGCTATTGCAGACAGTGACAACGGAAGCGAGACAGCAGATGGCGTTCAGGCAGCTCGAGGGCCTCTTCCCAATGCCAGTCGACTTCCAGACTGGGATCACGCAGAGCATGACCTGGACGTTGCTCGCACCCCATTTGGTGAGCTGCCCAGCAGAGAACCCAAGGATTAACTGGCAAAACTTCCCGGCGTTGAATGTCACT AATGCTCCAGACCCCACCCCGTTGTTTAACAACACCTCCGTTGGAGCTGATAACTCAACTTCATCCGGAAATGACACCACGCCAGCGATTACGCACAACAGTACCAATCCGCTATCGTTCCCGGGGCGCGAAGTATTCCTTAGCTGGGAGCTTCCTGGAAAGACAGTTGGGCCTAACAATAGCTATAACACGACTACCGCTGCTGGGCCTGCCAAG TTCGCTGCTTGGATATCACAACTCAATACAACCTACACCTTGCTCACTGACGTGAATGGAACAACTGCAAAAACTACGCAGCCCTCGGGGTTTGTTTTAGGCGATGGAACATCGCCAATCTTTAACGGAACTTT ATTCATCCTGGTGACCGACGCCAACGTCACTGTTACGCCGTCTAATGTTACGGCCATTAACCCTCATATTGTTGCTGGGCCTGCTGTTTACACCGCTGGTTAA
- a CDS encoding Histone-lysine N-methyltransferase MEDEA translates to MPSKYGLGAFAIKNMKAGEYIGEYTGEHLTGPAAEAIDPLQKYSNLNYAFGVYDDILDSWHAGNETRYLNDSKPDMPNCNARLMIVDFAPRIVIETLTNVAAGEELTLGYGDDYWINKIQKEPEQSSEKETGGNHEEISDRSDMSE, encoded by the exons ATGCCCAGCAAGTACGGTTTGGGCGCATTTGCGATcaaaaatatgaaagcaGGGGAATATATCGGCG AGTATACCGGCGAACACCTCACCGGGCCGGCTGCTGAAGCCATAGATCC GCTTCAGAAGTACAGTAACCTGAACTACGCATTTGGAGTGTATGACGACATTCTGGACTCGTGGCATGCAGGCAATGAAACGCGATATTTGAACGACAGTAAGCCTGATATGCCGAATTGTAATGCAAGAT TGATGATTGTGGACTTTGCGCCCCGCATTGTCATTGAAACTC TTACGAATGTTGCGGCTGGGGAGGAGCTGACGTTGGGATACGGTGATGATTACTGGATAAACAAGATCCAGAAGGAACCAGAACAGTCTAGTGAAAAAGAAACTGGCGGAAATCACGAGGAAATTAGTGACAGGTCGGATATGAGCGAGTAG
- a CDS encoding Extracellular metalloproteinase MEP, whose translation MVAFSKSFISFITAAILATSYVEAAPFPEYTRHATHMTRYIGKRALKLESYHPKSSFNVFGEDGVTIKSRSVGPASLRDSAFDYLNTQGISSDKAAWGSGFTSGSTRVAYMKQAINGVPLANAVASIGFNDDKVVSYSTSFIDIKSAKIAPSTPTVSWRSVLPRVETILEGTYNGWNTTLEYLAQSDGSVSLVHVVQIQNEDTGAWYEAYIDAHSGELVSVTDFVSDASYVALPLTKQSFLDGQELLENPEDLGASPFGWHSIGFANSTSTSGNNVIVFKGDRVQRQTSAGPSFFSFYNDTFDPSLPANAVAAQTNAFFVANAVHDFAYRYGFTEEKFNFQLNNFGKGGKENDRVLLSVQDASGKNNANFATPPDGQNGVCRMFTWDVVSPERDGSLQNDILIHELAHGITTRLTGGGTARCLQTLESGGMGEGWGDAMADWMLQTSEKTVDMVMGGYVTNSLRRGIRTAPYSVDKNVNSLTYSALKVRNQVHEIGEVWANMLHNVYAALVDKHGFAADKLTNADAPEGNVVFMRLYMDALSLQPCNPTFVSARDAWILADTIRYNGAHKCTVFNAFASRGLGLQADGSFEDDFTPLVGC comes from the exons ATGGTTGCTTTTTCCAAGTCGttcatttctttcatcactGCTGCTATTCTTGCTACATCATATGTCGAAGCTGCGCCTTTCCCAGAGTATACTCGTCATGCTACCCATATGACCAGGTACATCGGAAAGCGCGCTCTCAAGCTCGAGAGCTATCACCCCAAGTCATCATTTAAT GTTTTCGGTGAGGATGGGGTCACAATCAAAAGTCGATCCGTTGGTCCTGCGTCGTTGAGGGACTCTGCCTTTGACTACCTCAATACACAAGGCATCAGCTCCGACAAGGCGGCGTGGGGTTCGGGATTTACCTCGGGATCGACACGTGTAGCATACATGAAACAGGCCATC AATGGAGTACCTCTGGCAAACGCTGTAGCCAGCATAGGGTTCAATGACGACAAGGTCGTATCCTATTCCACATCCTTCATTGACatcaaatccg CCAAGATCGCACCGTCTACACCCACGGTTTCCTGGCGCTCTGTCCTCCCTAGGGTTGAAACCATCCTCGAAGGAACATACAACGGTTGGAACACAACCCTGGAATACCTTGCGCAGAGCGATGGCTCTGTATCCCTCGTGCACGTTGTTCAGATTCAAAATGAAGATACTGGCGCGTGGTATGAGGCATACATTGACGCTCACTCTGGAGAGCTCGTGAGCGTGACAGACTTCGTCAGCGACGCCTCC TATGTCGCGCTTCCGCTCACCAAACAAAGTTTCCTCGATGGACAGGAACTGCTTGAGAACCCAGAGGATTTAGGCGCGTCCCCTTTTGGTTGGCATAGCATCGGCTTCGCCAACTCTACTTCCACATC AGGCAACAACGTCATTGTCTTCAAAGGTGATCGCGTCCAACGGCAGACAAGCGCTGGGCCATCCTTCTTCAGCTTCTATAATGATACCTTCGATCCCTCACTTCCGGCCAATGCCGTCGCAGCGCAAACTAATGCCTTCTTCGTGGCTAACGCCGTGCACGATTTTGCCTACCGCTATGGGTTCACCGAGGAGAAGTTCAATTTCCAGCTGAATAACTTTGGCAAGGGAGGCAAAGAAAATGATCGCGTTCTTCTATCGGTGCAGGACGCATCAGGGAAGAATAATGCAAATTTTGCAACGCCGCCTGA TGGTCAGAATGGTGTATGTCGTATGTTCACATGGGATGTTGTG TCCCCTGAACGCGATGGATCACTTCAGAACGATATCCTCATCCACGAACTCGCACACGGCATCACTACCCGACTCACAGGCGGTGGCACAGCGCGTTGCTTGCAGACACTCGAGTCTGGTGGTATGGGTGAGGGATGGGGGGATGCCATGGCCGA CTGGATGCTCCAGACTTCTGAAAAGACAGTGGATATGGTTATGGGTGGCTATGTTACGAACAGTTTGCGCCGCGGAATCCGCACTGCGCCATACTCTGTCGATAAGAATGTCAATTCGCTCACATACAGTGCACTCAAAGTGCGCAACCAGGTTCACG AAATCGGTGAAGTCTGGGCGAACATGCTGCACAACGTCTACGCGGCCTTGGTTGACAAGCACGGTTTTGCGGCGGACAAGCTTACCAACGCCGACGCACCCGAGGGCAATGTCGTATTCATGCGCTTGTACATGGATGCGCTGTCGCTACAGCCTTGTAATCCCACTT TTGTGTCTGCCCGCGACGCCTGGATCCTCGCGGACACTATCCGATACAATGGCGCGCACAAATGCACGGTCTTCAACGCGTTTGCGAGCCGGGGGCTTGGATTGCAGGCCGACGGCAGCTTCGAGGACGATTTTACGCCCCTTGTTGGATGTTAA